TGAAAATCCAAAAAAATGCGGTAATAAGATTATTACTTTTGGAACATTAAAAACTGATGATACGGTTGGGTATATTCATATTGCAGCTTTTTCGAGTGGACAGACAGGAATCAATCAGAAACAGAATTGGGCTGGTGAAATAGATACAGCACTGGAAGAATTAAAAAATACACGCTGTATGATTCTTGATGTTAGAGGCAACCGTGGTGGATTAACTGGGAATGTAACCAGAATATCGGGACGCTTTTGTTCAGAAAATAAAGTATATGCAGTTTCACGAACAAGAAATGGAACCGGTAAAAATGATTTTGGTCCTGGAGTAGAACTGGAAATCAAAAAGAATGGAAGCTGGCAATATACAAAGCCTGTAATACTTTTGACGAATGCTCAGACGATGAGTGCAGGTGAAGAGTTCTCTATGGCAATGACATCGCAGTCTCATGTTATTCAGGTTGGTAATCATACCTGTGGAGTTTTCTCACTTGCTCTGGAACGCTGTCTTGTAAACGGCTGGAAGTATGCTGTATCTGTTCAGAAAGTAACAGACCCGGATGGAAAAACACCGGAAGGAAAGGGTATAGTTCCGGCGCATGAAAACCTGATATTAAATCCTTCTGCAGCTGAAGATTTGCAAATGCAAAAAGCTATCGAGTTATGTAATTATTAAGCACGTCATTGGCAAGTATAATAATTCTTTCACGAACTGATTTTGGTGAAAGAATTTTGATATCTGGCCCAAAGCCTAGAAGCAGATCCTGCAGCCAGTCTTCATCTGGAACGGTGAAGCTGGCTGTAATACTTCCG
The Treponema bryantii DNA segment above includes these coding regions:
- a CDS encoding S41 family peptidase; translated protein: MRKNNFISIIVFLLISMILLQGCSFFYGETPDLTYNEMFDSLWKDYDETYALFEVRGVDWDEQYKKCKPLVSDNMTDKEFFEVLKKLLYPLKDSHVYVKTPFESLNSGEDNSTIDNFSLTEVCNQYIENPKKCGNKIITFGTLKTDDTVGYIHIAAFSSGQTGINQKQNWAGEIDTALEELKNTRCMILDVRGNRGGLTGNVTRISGRFCSENKVYAVSRTRNGTGKNDFGPGVELEIKKNGSWQYTKPVILLTNAQTMSAGEEFSMAMTSQSHVIQVGNHTCGVFSLALERCLVNGWKYAVSVQKVTDPDGKTPEGKGIVPAHENLILNPSAAEDLQMQKAIELCNY